A DNA window from Sporosarcina sp. ANT_H38 contains the following coding sequences:
- a CDS encoding 3-ketoacyl-ACP reductase, which translates to MQNIKGKNAIITGAGRGIGRATAIAFAQEGINVGLIGKTAANLEKVAEELREYGVDVTMATADVSDNESVIAAVEHIKSELGPIDILINNAGIGKFGKFLELSPEEFKNIIDVNLMGVYYVTRAVLPEMIERESGDIINISSTAGQKGAPVTSAYSASKFGVLGLTESLMLEVRKHNIRVSALTPSTVATDLAFSENLTDGNPDKVMQPEDLAEVMVAQLKLHPRILVKSAGLWSTNP; encoded by the coding sequence ATGCAAAATATAAAAGGTAAAAATGCCATAATCACTGGAGCAGGTCGAGGTATCGGCCGCGCGACAGCCATCGCTTTTGCTCAAGAAGGCATAAATGTAGGACTTATCGGAAAAACGGCTGCTAATCTTGAGAAGGTTGCAGAAGAACTTCGTGAATACGGAGTTGACGTAACTATGGCAACTGCAGATGTATCAGATAATGAGTCGGTCATTGCTGCAGTCGAACATATCAAATCAGAGCTTGGTCCAATTGATATCCTCATTAATAATGCAGGCATTGGTAAATTCGGCAAGTTCCTTGAACTTTCACCGGAAGAATTCAAAAATATAATCGATGTTAACCTGATGGGTGTGTATTATGTCACAAGAGCTGTTCTACCAGAAATGATCGAAAGAGAATCAGGCGACATTATTAATATCTCCTCTACTGCCGGTCAAAAAGGGGCACCTGTTACAAGCGCATACAGCGCATCTAAATTCGGTGTTCTCGGGCTTACAGAATCACTTATGCTTGAAGTAAGAAAGCATAATATCCGCGTCAGCGCATTAACACCGAGCACGGTTGCTACAGACTTAGCTTTCAGTGAAAACTTGACGGACGGCAATCCTGATAAAGTAATGCAACCGGAAGATCTTGCTGAAGTTATGGTCGCACAGTTGAAATTACACCCGCGTATTCTTGTTAAATCTGCTGGTTTATGGTCTACGAATCCTTAA
- a CDS encoding polysaccharide deacetylase family protein has translation MKYWGLKIGILSVMFFSIAYVSFATEKDRPYYEDKGYVLWDIKTEEKIIALTFDDGPHATYTPQILDVLDKYSAKATFFVIGDHVKKFPAIILREKDEGHEIANHTYSHPYSRTAEVLKNELIKTNEAIYDITGIYPTLYRPVGGSYNDRIINIAVENGFKVVMWSWHQDTKDWQRPGVNKIVSTVLSGAKPGDVVLFHDAGGDRSQTVQALEEILPALKKQGYEFVTISELWARNGSKVSNQKDNLLK, from the coding sequence ATGAAGTATTGGGGATTAAAAATAGGAATCCTTAGTGTTATGTTTTTTTCTATCGCTTATGTTTCATTTGCAACCGAGAAAGATAGGCCTTATTACGAAGATAAAGGGTATGTACTTTGGGATATCAAGACAGAAGAGAAAATCATTGCTCTAACATTTGACGATGGTCCACACGCTACTTATACACCACAAATTTTAGATGTGCTTGATAAATATAGTGCGAAGGCTACATTTTTTGTTATTGGTGATCACGTGAAAAAATTTCCTGCTATTATCCTCAGAGAAAAAGATGAAGGCCATGAAATAGCCAATCATACGTACAGCCATCCCTATTCAAGAACTGCAGAAGTGCTTAAAAATGAATTAATAAAGACCAATGAAGCCATTTATGACATTACCGGTATTTATCCGACGTTATATCGGCCCGTAGGTGGAAGCTACAATGATCGTATTATTAATATTGCTGTAGAGAATGGGTTTAAGGTAGTTATGTGGTCATGGCATCAAGATACAAAAGATTGGCAAAGACCAGGGGTAAATAAAATTGTATCAACCGTATTATCAGGAGCTAAACCAGGTGATGTCGTTTTATTTCATGATGCGGGCGGAGATCGTTCACAAACTGTGCAAGCACTCGAGGAAATACTACCTGCACTTAAAAAGCAGGGCTATGAGTTTGTAACGATATCTGAACTTTGGGCTAGAAACGGTAGTAAAGTATCAAATCAAAAAGATAATTTATTGAAATGA
- a CDS encoding TrkH family potassium uptake protein — MIAGNFLLLILIGTLLLKLPIATEQPISWIDALFTVTSATTVTGLIVFDPGSTLTLFGEIILLSLIQLGGIGLMVFAVAILLLLGRKIGMQNRIYLQESFSFQTLGGMVKFVRQILLFVLIVEGIAIIILSFYWIPTFGLQDGIYYSIFHVISAFNNAGFSLFPDNLVQFVNDPLVNLVLSSLLIIGGLGFVVVLDLIKKKSFVHWSLHTKMMITGTIALNCVATMTIFVLEFNNVLTIADFSMSDKLLASYFQAVSPRTAGFNTISIGEMEDSSLLFTMFLMFIGGGSASTASGIKLTTFMIIVLATISYFRSIREPHLFGRTIKFDIIFRSLAIATVSTMIVFIFIFLLTITETIPIFPLAFEVFSAFGTVGLSMGVTEDFSDIGRVLLCAVMFLGRIGPLTLFFLLLKPKKESFRYPYDQVQSG; from the coding sequence ATGATTGCCGGTAATTTCCTTCTGCTAATTCTTATCGGCACTTTACTTTTGAAATTGCCAATTGCAACTGAACAACCGATTTCCTGGATAGATGCGCTCTTTACTGTTACGTCCGCAACAACAGTGACCGGGCTAATTGTATTCGACCCTGGCTCTACACTCACATTATTTGGAGAAATTATTTTACTGTCTCTTATTCAATTGGGCGGAATTGGCTTGATGGTATTTGCCGTAGCGATTCTTTTATTGCTTGGGCGAAAAATTGGGATGCAGAACAGAATTTATCTACAAGAATCCTTCAGTTTTCAAACTCTCGGAGGAATGGTTAAATTCGTTCGTCAAATTTTACTTTTTGTTCTGATTGTTGAAGGGATCGCCATTATTATCCTGTCGTTCTATTGGATACCCACTTTTGGGTTGCAAGATGGGATTTATTACAGTATTTTTCATGTCATCTCAGCATTTAACAATGCTGGTTTTTCATTATTCCCTGATAATCTTGTTCAATTTGTTAACGATCCGCTCGTTAATCTTGTACTCTCCTCATTACTCATTATTGGAGGACTCGGGTTTGTAGTTGTGTTAGATCTTATTAAAAAAAAGTCGTTTGTACATTGGTCACTTCATACAAAGATGATGATTACTGGAACGATTGCATTAAATTGCGTTGCCACTATGACAATCTTTGTTCTTGAGTTTAACAATGTCCTTACTATCGCTGACTTTTCAATGTCCGATAAACTATTAGCATCTTATTTCCAAGCGGTTTCCCCCCGTACTGCCGGTTTTAATACAATCTCGATTGGTGAAATGGAAGATTCCTCCTTGCTTTTTACAATGTTCCTTATGTTCATCGGAGGAGGTAGTGCTTCAACTGCATCGGGGATTAAATTGACCACATTTATGATTATTGTCTTAGCCACCATCTCCTATTTTAGATCCATACGGGAACCTCATCTTTTTGGGAGAACGATTAAATTTGACATCATCTTTCGATCATTGGCAATCGCAACGGTTAGTACCATGATTGTTTTTATTTTTATATTTTTATTGACCATTACAGAAACTATCCCAATTTTCCCTCTCGCATTCGAAGTCTTTTCAGCATTTGGAACAGTAGGATTATCAATGGGTGTAACCGAAGACTTTAGTGATATTGGAAGAGTGCTATTATGTGCAGTAATGTTTTTAGGTCGGATTGGTCCACTAACATTATTCTTTTTACTGTTAAAACCGAAAAAAGAATCTTTCCGTTATCCTTACGACCAAGTTCAATCTGGGTGA
- the nhaC gene encoding Na+/H+ antiporter NhaC: MEHQQEKKIGFWMALLPLVVMIVVMIFTVVKLEQGPHIPLIIGTSTAAIVAWRAGFTWKEIEEMMYKGIRLALPAVVIIILVGLTIGAWMGGGIVATMIYYGLQIITPAWFLVTICLICAIVSLAIGSSWSTMGTIGVAGMGIGLSMGIPAGMIAGAIISGAYFGDKMSPLSDTTNLAAGLTGTDLFDHIKHMFYTTIPGLAIALGVYAFLGNRFAANNIEVVEIAQTAQVLKESFVISPWLMLVPLAVVVLVAVKVPAIPALVIGIVLGFLSQIFVQGGTLVGGIEALQSGFTIATGNVMVDALFNGGGLDSMMYTVSMTIVAMTFGGILEFSGMLMSLMNQLLKVVKSSASLIISTIGACFLTNASCSEQYISIVVPSRMFSKAYQNMGLHSKNLSRALEDGGTLTSVFIPWNTCGVFIFGTLGVSVVQYGPYAILNLVVPLISIIYALTGFSIVKLTEQEKEKIAAEDLKDEQMNEEINPA, encoded by the coding sequence ATGGAACATCAACAAGAAAAAAAGATTGGTTTTTGGATGGCGCTACTTCCCTTAGTTGTCATGATTGTTGTCATGATCTTTACGGTTGTTAAATTAGAGCAAGGCCCTCATATTCCATTGATAATTGGAACGTCGACTGCTGCTATTGTAGCTTGGAGAGCCGGTTTTACTTGGAAAGAAATTGAGGAAATGATGTATAAAGGGATTCGTTTGGCACTTCCAGCTGTTGTTATCATTATTTTGGTGGGGCTGACTATTGGAGCGTGGATGGGCGGCGGAATTGTCGCCACAATGATTTATTATGGTTTGCAAATCATTACACCTGCATGGTTTCTCGTTACAATTTGTCTTATTTGTGCAATTGTCTCTTTGGCAATTGGTAGCTCATGGTCGACGATGGGAACAATCGGCGTAGCGGGAATGGGAATCGGTTTAAGTATGGGGATTCCAGCAGGCATGATTGCGGGTGCAATTATATCAGGCGCCTACTTTGGGGATAAAATGTCACCGCTTTCAGATACTACGAATTTAGCAGCAGGGTTAACGGGGACGGATTTGTTTGATCATATCAAGCACATGTTTTACACGACGATACCTGGCTTAGCTATTGCACTTGGCGTTTATGCCTTTTTAGGAAATCGTTTTGCAGCGAACAATATTGAAGTAGTAGAAATTGCGCAAACAGCACAAGTGTTAAAAGAGAGTTTTGTCATTTCACCGTGGTTGATGCTTGTACCATTGGCTGTTGTTGTACTTGTTGCTGTAAAAGTACCTGCTATACCTGCACTTGTAATCGGAATTGTACTTGGATTCTTGTCACAAATATTTGTGCAAGGTGGCACGCTTGTTGGGGGAATTGAGGCTTTACAAAGTGGGTTCACAATTGCCACAGGTAATGTAATGGTAGATGCTTTGTTTAACGGTGGGGGCTTGGATTCGATGATGTATACCGTCTCCATGACCATTGTTGCCATGACGTTTGGTGGGATTCTAGAGTTTTCAGGCATGCTTATGTCATTAATGAATCAGCTACTTAAAGTTGTTAAGTCTTCTGCATCGTTAATTATCTCGACAATCGGGGCTTGTTTCTTAACAAATGCATCCTGTTCAGAGCAATATATCTCAATCGTCGTTCCATCACGGATGTTCAGTAAAGCGTATCAAAATATGGGCTTGCATTCGAAAAACTTATCCCGTGCACTTGAAGACGGTGGAACGCTAACTTCTGTTTTCATCCCATGGAATACGTGCGGTGTATTCATTTTCGGGACATTAGGTGTTAGTGTCGTCCAATACGGTCCATATGCAATACTGAATTTGGTTGTTCCGTTGATATCCATAATTTATGCATTAACAGGTTTTTCAATTGTAAAATTGACTGAACAAGAAAAGGAAAAAATTGCTGCAGAAGACCTGAAAGATGAGCAGATGAATGAAGAAATAAATCCTGCTTGA
- a CDS encoding HTH domain-containing protein: MKIKIAVIGSTDFCHRTEQLVSNRKDIELNWYRYAEPSEAPRLLQTLKPCDVILFSGSLPYSYSKKLLDNLSIPAVYLQQDETAVAITLLQLSAQNQQNLCRVSIDVREQAYIDHVLNDLGQSVNLPFVHLLHDDEKISTITSYHQTLSIQGKTDMAITSVHAVYEQLRQQNIPTCKMIDPENTILRSIEQARQQALLQKSNSAQIAVGIVKAISPRQDVETFIAKMASIMQARWSEHDGDFTLYTSMGNIESAIKNKEFLVAFHSLATKAKMAFGCGESFIDATENANFALNLIQQSDGHSFYMLDSNKRLHGPFPQSGAAVEMKTTEPALVEMAEKTKLSPANISKLMQYSLVRQTKQFTANDLALYLDVSRRTAERTLKKLVDHNYATIIGEEMAYKQGRPRALYEFNFHPYF; encoded by the coding sequence GTGAAAATTAAAATCGCAGTTATCGGATCAACTGATTTTTGCCATCGTACAGAACAACTAGTCAGCAATCGAAAAGATATTGAACTTAACTGGTATCGCTACGCTGAACCCAGTGAGGCCCCCCGTTTACTGCAGACACTTAAACCGTGTGATGTCATTTTATTTTCAGGTTCACTACCTTACTCTTATTCAAAGAAGCTACTCGATAACCTATCTATTCCAGCCGTTTATCTACAACAAGACGAAACGGCAGTCGCCATTACATTACTTCAGTTGTCAGCACAAAATCAGCAGAATTTGTGCCGCGTATCCATCGACGTCCGTGAGCAAGCCTATATTGACCATGTGCTCAATGATTTAGGCCAAAGTGTGAATCTACCTTTCGTTCACTTGCTACACGATGATGAAAAAATCTCTACCATAACGTCCTATCACCAAACCCTTTCTATACAAGGAAAAACAGATATGGCGATTACGAGTGTCCATGCTGTTTACGAGCAACTACGACAGCAAAACATTCCTACATGTAAGATGATTGACCCTGAAAATACCATCCTTCGAAGTATTGAACAAGCGAGACAGCAAGCATTGTTGCAAAAAAGTAATTCTGCCCAGATTGCAGTCGGAATTGTAAAAGCAATTTCTCCGCGACAAGATGTTGAAACATTCATCGCTAAAATGGCGTCCATCATGCAGGCACGTTGGAGTGAGCATGATGGAGATTTCACTCTGTACACTTCGATGGGAAACATCGAATCCGCTATAAAAAACAAGGAATTCCTAGTTGCTTTCCATTCACTTGCCACTAAAGCAAAAATGGCGTTCGGATGTGGTGAATCATTCATTGACGCAACCGAAAACGCAAATTTCGCGCTCAATCTTATACAGCAAAGTGATGGTCATTCTTTTTATATGCTAGATTCAAACAAAAGATTGCATGGCCCATTTCCACAATCAGGCGCAGCAGTAGAGATGAAAACTACCGAACCAGCTCTCGTGGAGATGGCAGAAAAAACCAAGCTCAGTCCTGCAAATATTTCCAAACTGATGCAGTACAGTCTAGTTCGTCAAACGAAACAATTCACCGCAAATGATTTGGCACTATATTTAGACGTCTCACGAAGAACCGCAGAACGTACGTTAAAAAAACTTGTCGACCATAATTATGCGACAATCATTGGTGAAGAAATGGCATATAAACAAGGAAGGCCACGTGCTTTATATGAATTTAACTTTCATCCTTATTTTTAA
- a CDS encoding mandelate racemase/muconate lactonizing enzyme family protein: protein MKIREIEIYAIHLPLYEPFVISYATYDYMPSIIVKITTDTGLIGYGEGVADEHVTGESWKGTFAILRNTLAPKLIGENPMNMERIHELMDSEIYGVPTAKAAIDIACYDVAGKALGVPVYNLLGGRYHEEFPITHVLSIAAPEAMANEAEERVAAGYRSMKMKVGTNVADDVLRIQAVRERVGEDIAIRVDVNQGWVNSANTLQGLQKLQDCSLDWLEQPVRADDIDGMVEVKSKSSTPMMIDEGMRGVRDMREIIAKRAADKVNIKLMKCGGIYPATKLAHMAEMAGIECQIGSMVESSIGSAAGFHVAFSKKIITSVELTGPLKFSKDVGNLHYDVPFIRLNGKPGLGIDINEQVLQELTVFSEKVSI from the coding sequence ATGAAAATAAGAGAAATTGAAATTTATGCGATTCATTTACCGCTTTATGAACCCTTTGTTATCAGTTATGCGACTTACGATTACATGCCCTCTATCATTGTGAAAATAACAACGGATACTGGTTTAATCGGCTACGGAGAAGGTGTTGCGGATGAGCACGTAACGGGCGAGAGTTGGAAAGGTACTTTTGCAATCTTAAGAAATACCCTTGCACCAAAGCTTATAGGTGAAAATCCTATGAATATGGAGCGAATTCATGAACTGATGGATTCCGAAATTTACGGTGTCCCAACAGCGAAAGCCGCAATTGATATTGCGTGCTATGATGTTGCAGGAAAAGCACTTGGCGTCCCAGTCTATAATCTTCTTGGAGGAAGATATCACGAAGAGTTTCCGATTACGCATGTACTGAGCATTGCAGCTCCGGAAGCAATGGCGAATGAAGCAGAAGAACGCGTAGCTGCTGGATACCGTTCGATGAAAATGAAGGTCGGTACCAATGTTGCAGATGACGTGTTACGTATTCAAGCGGTACGAGAGCGTGTAGGTGAAGATATTGCGATTCGTGTCGATGTGAACCAGGGATGGGTAAATAGCGCCAATACACTACAAGGTCTCCAAAAGCTGCAGGACTGTTCACTCGATTGGTTGGAGCAGCCTGTACGAGCTGACGATATAGACGGTATGGTCGAAGTGAAGTCTAAATCTTCAACTCCGATGATGATTGACGAGGGCATGCGAGGCGTGCGTGACATGAGAGAAATCATTGCCAAACGTGCTGCTGATAAAGTGAACATTAAACTTATGAAGTGCGGAGGTATTTATCCGGCGACCAAGCTGGCACATATGGCGGAAATGGCGGGAATCGAGTGTCAAATAGGTTCGATGGTTGAATCTTCTATCGGATCTGCTGCTGGGTTTCATGTAGCTTTTTCGAAAAAGATTATTACAAGTGTGGAATTAACAGGTCCGCTTAAGTTCAGCAAAGACGTTGGGAATTTACATTATGACGTTCCATTTATCCGTTTGAACGGGAAGCCAGGACTAGGAATCGACATTAATGAGCAAGTGTTGCAAGAACTGACAGTGTTCTCAGAGAAGGTAAGTATATGA
- a CDS encoding GNAT family N-acetyltransferase — protein sequence MKQKYLLKNGREFSIVSLTVDQLDEILILQRKVIESLSTGSFLQPLTEEEFSYILNGKGLMIGAYYNEQLIAFRAMLEPELDEEHLGKDARLPRSEWPLVLYSEISNVDPEFQGNGLQVLLGKHLMKEVVHQQRFRYICTTVAPFNIASLKDKFAHGMQIVELKVKYDNLLRYILMKDLALPFTEKDTPESRYVLMADTEEQQLYLRGGWRGTKIELVDDQWVVRFEK from the coding sequence ATGAAACAAAAGTATCTTCTGAAAAATGGGCGTGAATTTAGTATCGTAAGCTTAACAGTAGATCAGCTCGATGAAATCCTGATACTTCAGCGAAAAGTGATTGAATCGTTATCTACGGGTTCATTTTTACAGCCGTTGACGGAAGAAGAGTTTAGCTATATTTTAAACGGTAAAGGGCTAATGATTGGTGCTTATTATAATGAACAACTGATTGCGTTCCGAGCAATGCTTGAGCCTGAGTTGGATGAAGAGCATCTTGGGAAGGATGCGAGGCTGCCTAGAAGTGAGTGGCCACTTGTTCTATATTCCGAAATCTCGAATGTCGACCCAGAATTCCAAGGCAATGGCCTACAAGTGTTATTGGGGAAACATTTAATGAAGGAAGTCGTTCATCAACAGCGGTTCCGCTATATTTGCACTACAGTTGCTCCTTTTAATATTGCCAGCTTGAAAGATAAATTTGCTCATGGCATGCAGATTGTCGAGCTTAAAGTGAAATACGACAACTTGCTTAGATATATTTTGATGAAAGATTTAGCGCTTCCTTTTACTGAAAAAGATACGCCGGAAAGCCGGTATGTCTTAATGGCTGATACAGAAGAACAACAGTTGTATCTACGAGGTGGCTGGAGGGGGACGAAAATTGAACTAGTGGATGACCAGTGGGTTGTTCGTTTTGAGAAGTAA
- a CDS encoding methyl-accepting chemotaxis protein: MKFSVGKKLWSGFLSVLLLLIIVGASGFWSLSKVNNEYRSILDEQVTKAVLLEKLLSTQYAISTDVRGFLLFESNSFLEKREKLIETFDQFWGTVNKLSQTDSERVLINEIKETHESYIETTNLAISEFNNANTEKALNITLDADVFQVILTEQINDLIYNQNELMKQVNQEIVDLIKQTRIFTVGLIVAAILLSITVAIVISRSVARPVGKMTDALLEIADGNLAIEPVTIRNKDEIGEMATALNSMTKDLHAIITNANDSAIQLAAQAEELSASSEESLAASEMVAEISEKNLFGSESQVAIVNETVSAIGEVVIGINRITEDNEAMLLSSEDVVQLVQEGASLMEDVNGQMTIISTAIGQSAGIMNGMANYSEEIRKVTSLITDIAEQTNLLALNAAIEAARAGEHGKGFAVVAEEVRNLAEQSKRSAGEIGNMIDRMIGNVSEAVASTKDGSQRVEEGLVVTERTRDVFNRIERAASDVGEKVTAVSAAIQQIRTMTDEVSNGSSKVQDLAMESSAAAQSTSAATEQQLAANEEISSSAQVLAGLSEKLQSDMGRFKV, translated from the coding sequence ATGAAATTCTCAGTTGGGAAAAAATTGTGGAGCGGATTCTTATCTGTTCTTCTTTTACTGATTATAGTGGGGGCTTCGGGTTTTTGGTCGCTATCTAAAGTAAATAATGAATATCGTTCTATTCTTGATGAACAAGTAACAAAAGCTGTGTTACTTGAAAAGTTATTATCCACACAGTATGCAATTTCGACTGATGTTCGGGGTTTCTTATTGTTTGAAAGCAACTCGTTTCTGGAAAAAAGAGAAAAATTGATTGAGACTTTTGATCAATTCTGGGGAACGGTAAATAAGTTGAGTCAGACAGATTCCGAACGAGTATTAATTAACGAAATAAAAGAGACACATGAAAGTTATATTGAAACTACAAATTTAGCTATCAGTGAATTTAATAATGCCAATACTGAAAAAGCACTCAATATTACCTTGGATGCTGATGTCTTTCAGGTCATACTTACAGAGCAAATCAATGACTTGATTTATAACCAAAATGAATTAATGAAACAAGTGAATCAAGAGATTGTAGATTTAATAAAGCAGACACGTATATTTACCGTGGGATTGATAGTGGCAGCAATTCTTTTAAGTATTACTGTAGCAATCGTGATTAGTCGAAGTGTTGCACGACCAGTCGGCAAGATGACAGATGCACTTTTGGAGATTGCTGATGGAAATCTTGCGATTGAGCCGGTAACAATTCGTAATAAAGATGAGATAGGTGAAATGGCAACTGCATTAAACAGTATGACAAAAGACCTTCATGCAATCATTACGAATGCAAATGATTCTGCCATCCAGTTAGCTGCTCAAGCGGAAGAGTTGTCTGCTAGTTCGGAAGAGAGTTTAGCAGCATCTGAAATGGTTGCTGAGATTTCGGAGAAAAACTTGTTCGGAAGCGAATCGCAAGTTGCCATTGTGAATGAAACGGTTTCAGCCATAGGAGAAGTAGTAATAGGCATCAACCGAATTACGGAAGATAATGAAGCCATGCTTCTTTCATCTGAAGACGTGGTCCAACTGGTCCAAGAGGGAGCGTCTCTAATGGAGGATGTTAACGGCCAAATGACTATCATCAGTACAGCTATTGGGCAGTCAGCGGGCATTATGAACGGTATGGCAAATTATTCGGAGGAAATCAGGAAAGTGACGTCGCTCATTACGGATATCGCTGAACAGACCAACTTGCTGGCGCTCAATGCGGCAATTGAAGCGGCTCGTGCTGGTGAGCATGGAAAAGGCTTCGCTGTTGTAGCAGAAGAAGTACGAAATCTTGCTGAACAGTCGAAACGATCCGCCGGAGAAATCGGTAATATGATTGACAGGATGATTGGCAACGTTTCGGAGGCTGTTGCTAGCACGAAAGATGGAAGTCAACGTGTTGAAGAGGGGCTTGTTGTGACGGAACGCACGCGCGATGTATTCAACAGAATTGAACGGGCGGCAAGCGACGTAGGTGAAAAAGTGACAGCAGTTTCCGCCGCAATTCAACAGATCCGTACAATGACAGACGAAGTATCTAATGGTTCTTCGAAAGTACAAGACCTCGCCATGGAATCGTCGGCAGCAGCCCAGTCAACAAGTGCCGCAACTGAACAACAGCTTGCTGCAAATGAAGAGATATCTTCAAGTGCCCAAGTACTTGCGGGGCTTTCAGAGAAATTGCAAAGCGATATGGGTAGATTTAAAGTTTAA
- a CDS encoding DUF5342 family protein, which produces MITKFQLTKILFQNQFHERYSFSLNYQGNNFQGIYHKGVIDWFNPHPFNKIGSQQLGKLESIVATIMQKLLCPCKNA; this is translated from the coding sequence ATGATAACTAAATTTCAACTCACAAAAATACTATTTCAAAATCAATTTCACGAACGGTATTCATTTTCATTAAACTATCAAGGTAACAATTTTCAAGGGATCTATCACAAAGGTGTGATCGACTGGTTCAATCCACATCCATTTAACAAAATCGGATCACAACAATTAGGGAAATTAGAATCCATTGTAGCTACTATAATGCAAAAGTTACTTTGTCCATGCAAAAATGCATAG
- a CDS encoding processed acidic surface protein, with the protein MKKLCAILLSITLLISFFPQLTLAAQSNNFEQELTKYLKKVSKVRGFEVTKDDIETSLSAYDESVKNFQSIDELKDALGEVIKADLSNLDSIYEDNNLTKDGLVKLLNENGEELNDYIFIWNLEESVYFYTEEGDFERDPYFDQDLVSYLVKVSEVRGFDVTKEDIETSLDSYDLSTEEFESVEELSEFLGEVIKADLSNLDYFNENYDLDKQSLLQLLEENGEDISNYIYIDNLEITVWTINGGATNGDIIEGLLPIFEEDFGLTEVELQRITDHLESLEKHLSDPATLKRLEELGNRMMAFEEFDVATELTAKQIAEMASIYEELLSIFELNVSYSLVKSGSESPVSLLDLMKLEQLKDASLKIAIYTTGGKFLADLLITGDMIDSDTIINAGEQITESAKDFTKAPVAKPVKQNISSYTKSEHQTVKGAKLPKTASDYISNALLGLFIVLIGSMMFRKVRKA; encoded by the coding sequence ATGAAAAAACTGTGTGCCATTTTACTTTCAATTACGTTGTTAATTAGCTTTTTTCCTCAATTAACATTGGCCGCTCAAAGCAATAATTTTGAGCAAGAACTTACAAAGTATTTAAAAAAAGTTAGCAAAGTAAGGGGGTTTGAAGTGACGAAAGATGATATTGAAACGTCTCTTTCTGCTTACGATGAGTCTGTCAAAAACTTCCAATCTATTGATGAGCTTAAGGATGCTTTAGGCGAAGTTATTAAAGCGGATTTAAGTAATTTAGATTCCATTTATGAAGATAATAATCTTACTAAAGATGGTTTAGTAAAACTATTAAACGAGAATGGCGAAGAACTGAATGATTATATCTTTATCTGGAACCTCGAGGAATCTGTTTATTTCTATACAGAAGAGGGCGACTTTGAACGCGACCCATACTTTGACCAAGATTTAGTCAGTTATCTAGTCAAGGTTAGCGAGGTAAGAGGTTTCGACGTAACAAAAGAAGATATCGAAACATCATTAGATTCCTATGATTTAAGCACTGAAGAATTTGAATCTGTCGAAGAGCTTAGCGAATTTTTAGGTGAAGTCATTAAGGCAGACCTAAGCAATTTAGATTATTTTAACGAGAATTATGACCTAGATAAACAATCTCTACTTCAATTATTAGAGGAAAACGGTGAAGATATTAGCAATTATATATACATTGATAATCTTGAAATAACTGTTTGGACTATTAATGGTGGGGCAACGAACGGTGACATTATTGAGGGTCTTCTTCCTATTTTTGAGGAAGATTTTGGACTAACGGAAGTGGAACTACAGCGAATTACAGACCATTTAGAGTCCTTAGAAAAGCACCTGTCCGATCCAGCAACGCTTAAGCGTCTTGAAGAATTAGGCAACCGCATGATGGCTTTTGAGGAATTTGATGTAGCAACCGAACTAACAGCTAAACAAATAGCTGAAATGGCATCTATCTATGAAGAATTACTTTCAATCTTTGAACTTAATGTATCCTATTCCCTTGTGAAAAGTGGTTCAGAATCACCTGTTTCTCTTTTGGATTTAATGAAATTAGAACAATTGAAGGATGCTAGTCTTAAAATAGCGATATACACTACTGGCGGAAAGTTCTTAGCCGATCTTTTGATCACGGGTGATATGATCGATTCTGACACTATTATTAATGCAGGAGAACAAATAACGGAATCCGCTAAAGATTTTACAAAGGCACCAGTTGCTAAACCAGTAAAACAAAACATCAGTAGTTATACGAAATCGGAACATCAAACAGTAAAAGGTGCTAAACTTCCAAAGACTGCATCCGATTATATCTCTAATGCTCTTCTAGGACTATTCATTGTCTTAATCGGAAGCATGATGTTTAGAAAAGTAAGGAAAGCTTAA